A segment of the Deltaproteobacteria bacterium genome:
GCTGAAACCACCATTCGAAAGGCATCCTCAACGCTCCAGCTCAGAGGGATTGTTTCCGTCTCCGGAACAATGTACAGAAACCCTGACGTCGGGTTTGGAGTGGTGGGGATGAAAACGGTCAAGGAGGGGCCGGGGACTTTCCGATCCACCTCTCCTTTCGATTCACCCGTCACAAAGCCGACGCTGTACAGGCCTTTTCTCGGATATTCAATGAGGACAACGCGCCGGAAGCTGTCTCCTTCCTTCGCGAAAACGGCCTCGAGGATCTGTTTGGATGAAAAGTAGAACCACCGGACAATGGGGATCTTTTCCAGAAGCTTCTCCCCTGTGGCGAGAAACTTCCTCCCGATCACATTGGCGACAAACGCCCCAAGGACAAACACGAGCAGAAATGATATCAACATTCCCAAACCGGGAATGTTGAATCCGATCAGGGTCTCAGGGCGATAGGCGCGGGGAATCAAAGCCAGCGCCTTATCGGTAATTCTGAAAAGGGTAATGAGGACCCATCCGGTCAAAAACACCGGGATGAGAACCAGGAACCCGGTCAGAATATATTTCCGGATCAGAGTCTTTAGCAGGGCAATCAAGGAACTCCCCCTTATTATTGAGAATTATTCAGCCATTCTATCGGAATAACCGAAATTTAATCAAGGCCTGATAATTCAGGATTTTTAATCCACCCCCTTGATTTTTAAAAACAGCTGGTTATATTCCCACCGAGCCGGCACTCAAAGGAGAGTGCAAATCCAACGGATGAGAACCGGTGAGCGGGACATCCTGTCTCGGCTAACAGCGCGAAGGAGAAGGAAGGATTCACAGCGACCTTTATTTTGAATTGTAAGGAGGAGAACGCAAGATGAAAATCAGACCATTGCAGGACCGAATTCTTGTCAAAAGACTCGAGGAGACACTCAAGACCAAGGGTGGCATCATCATCCCTGACACGGCCAAGGAAAAACCCATGGAGGGAAAGGTCGTCGCCATCGGTAAGGGGAAAGTCCTGGAGGACGGCAGTCAGCGTACCCTGGACGTGAAGGTAGGAGAGAAGATCCTCTTCGGAAAGTACGCCGGAACCGATGTCAAGATCGACGAGGAGGATTACCTCATTATGCGTGAGGATGACATCCTTGGAGTGATTGAGAAATAACAACACCAATATTCAGTTTAAAGGGAGGTTCAGTCTGATGGCGAAATTAATTTCATTTGATGAGGACACCAGGAAACAGCTCCTCAATGGTGTCAATGCCTTGGCCGACACGGTCAGGGTGACG
Coding sequences within it:
- a CDS encoding DUF502 domain-containing protein, whose amino-acid sequence is MIALLKTLIRKYILTGFLVLIPVFLTGWVLITLFRITDKALALIPRAYRPETLIGFNIPGLGMLISFLLVFVLGAFVANVIGRKFLATGEKLLEKIPIVRWFYFSSKQILEAVFAKEGDSFRRVVLIEYPRKGLYSVGFVTGESKGEVDRKVPGPSLTVFIPTTPNPTSGFLYIVPETETIPLSWSVEDAFRMVVSAGVILPTEANQCPGPVRSAEEPLQ
- a CDS encoding co-chaperone GroES, which produces MKIRPLQDRILVKRLEETLKTKGGIIIPDTAKEKPMEGKVVAIGKGKVLEDGSQRTLDVKVGEKILFGKYAGTDVKIDEEDYLIMREDDILGVIEK